One genomic window of Roseateles sp. DAIF2 includes the following:
- a CDS encoding nitroreductase family protein, with protein MRNMSSSSSSILELIESRNSVTRYDPSRGVSDATLAELVRLATLAPSAYHLQNWKFVAVRSAEAKARLMAAAYGQPQVQEAAATFIVVGRLAAHEQLPRALQPALERGVMPAAVIERWVAAANEAHPGDPQLQRDEAVRSASLAAMTLMLAAQGMGLATGAMGGFDAQQVIQEFGLEAQDVPVMLVTLGHARDGNWSQKPRKPLQEVLAFA; from the coding sequence ATGCGAAACATGAGCTCCTCTTCTTCCTCCATCCTTGAACTGATCGAGTCCCGCAACTCCGTGACCCGCTACGACCCGAGCCGCGGCGTATCCGACGCCACCCTGGCCGAGCTGGTGCGGCTGGCGACCCTGGCGCCCTCGGCCTACCACCTGCAGAACTGGAAGTTTGTCGCGGTGCGCAGCGCCGAGGCCAAGGCGCGCCTGATGGCCGCGGCCTATGGCCAGCCGCAGGTGCAGGAGGCAGCGGCCACCTTCATCGTCGTGGGCCGTCTGGCGGCGCATGAGCAGCTGCCGCGGGCGCTGCAGCCGGCGCTGGAGCGCGGCGTGATGCCGGCCGCGGTGATCGAGCGCTGGGTGGCGGCGGCCAACGAGGCCCATCCCGGCGACCCGCAGCTGCAGCGCGACGAGGCGGTGCGCTCCGCCTCGCTGGCCGCGATGACCCTGATGCTGGCCGCGCAGGGCATGGGCCTGGCCACCGGCGCGATGGGTGGCTTCGATGCGCAACAGGTGATCCAGGAGTTCGGCCTGGAGGCGCAGGACGTGCCGGTGATGCTGGTGACCCTCGGCCATGCGCGCGACGGCAACTGGTCGCAGAAGCCGCGCAAGCCGCTGCAGGAAGTGCTGGCCTTCGCCTAA
- the recJ gene encoding single-stranded-DNA-specific exonuclease RecJ, translating to MTPQILTRDVPPRASWALEQAGIPPLLARLFAARGVRSAEELDDGLALLIPPEGLKGMAEAAALLADAIQQGSRICIVADYDCDGATACSVALRGLGLLGARPGTLHYVVPDRAVHGYGLTPAIVELALPLKPDLLMTVDNGIASLAGVAHAQALGLKVLVTDHHLPAVVDGAEVVPAADAIVNPNQPGCTFESKNLAGVGVAFYTLLALRGELRRRGVFDAEAAPGRSQAASPPLGGGGPRPQPRLDTLLDLVALGTVADVVRLDPNNRRLVAQGLRRMRAGRMQPGVAALFSAAGRDAARANSFDLGFALGPRINAAGRLSDMTLGIECLTTDDPARALELARQLDAINRERREIEAGMRELAELKLDELMQDPALQGEAPPALCLYEPEFHEGVVGIVAGRVKDRLHRPTFVFALGADGQVKGSGRSIPGFHLRDALDLVSKREPSLLKKFGGHAMAAGCTLTAEDPESAEACVRAFGAALQQVAREWLDAAALTRTLKTDGPLPAEAFTPDIVLQLEAQVWGQAFEAPLFCDEVQVVSQRIVGERHLKLRVKQAGQLRDAIWFGHVDPVPEQGRLAYRLALDEYQGQQRVQMIVEAMS from the coding sequence ATCACCCCGCAGATCCTGACCCGCGACGTGCCGCCGCGTGCCAGCTGGGCGCTGGAGCAGGCCGGCATCCCGCCGCTGCTGGCACGCCTGTTCGCCGCGCGCGGCGTGCGCAGTGCCGAGGAGCTGGACGACGGCCTGGCCCTTCTGATCCCGCCCGAGGGCCTGAAGGGCATGGCCGAGGCCGCCGCGCTGCTGGCCGACGCGATCCAGCAGGGCTCGCGCATCTGCATCGTCGCCGACTACGACTGCGACGGCGCCACCGCCTGCAGCGTCGCGTTGCGCGGCCTGGGCCTGCTGGGGGCAAGACCCGGCACCCTGCACTATGTGGTGCCGGACCGCGCGGTGCATGGCTACGGCCTGACCCCGGCGATCGTCGAGCTGGCCCTGCCGCTGAAGCCGGACCTGCTGATGACGGTGGACAACGGCATCGCCAGCCTGGCCGGCGTGGCCCATGCCCAGGCCCTGGGACTGAAGGTGCTGGTGACCGACCACCACCTGCCGGCCGTGGTCGACGGCGCCGAGGTCGTGCCCGCGGCCGATGCGATCGTCAACCCGAACCAGCCGGGCTGTACCTTCGAGAGCAAGAACCTGGCCGGCGTCGGCGTGGCCTTCTACACCCTGCTGGCGCTGCGCGGCGAGCTGCGCCGGCGCGGGGTCTTCGATGCCGAGGCCGCGCCGGGCCGCTCCCAAGCGGCCTCGCCCCCCTTGGGGGGTGGGGGGCCCCGTCCTCAACCGCGGCTGGACACCTTGCTGGACCTGGTTGCGCTGGGCACGGTGGCCGACGTGGTGCGGCTCGATCCCAACAACCGCCGCCTGGTGGCCCAGGGCCTGCGCCGCATGCGCGCCGGCCGCATGCAGCCGGGCGTGGCCGCGCTGTTCTCGGCCGCCGGCCGCGACGCGGCGCGCGCCAACAGCTTCGACCTCGGCTTCGCGCTGGGGCCGCGCATCAACGCGGCCGGCCGGCTCTCGGACATGACCCTGGGCATCGAATGCCTGACGACCGACGATCCGGCACGCGCGCTGGAGCTGGCACGCCAGCTCGATGCGATCAACCGCGAGCGCCGCGAGATCGAGGCCGGCATGCGCGAGCTGGCCGAGCTGAAGCTCGACGAGCTGATGCAGGACCCGGCCCTGCAGGGCGAGGCGCCGCCGGCGCTGTGCCTGTACGAGCCGGAGTTCCACGAGGGCGTGGTGGGCATCGTCGCGGGCCGAGTCAAGGACCGGCTGCACCGCCCCACCTTCGTGTTCGCGCTGGGCGCCGACGGGCAGGTCAAGGGCTCGGGCCGCTCGATCCCGGGCTTTCATCTGCGTGACGCGCTGGACCTGGTCTCCAAGCGCGAACCCAGCTTGCTGAAGAAGTTCGGCGGCCATGCGATGGCGGCCGGCTGCACCCTGACCGCCGAGGATCCCGAGAGCGCCGAGGCCTGCGTGCGGGCCTTCGGCGCCGCGCTGCAGCAGGTGGCGCGCGAATGGCTGGACGCCGCCGCGCTGACTCGCACGCTGAAGACAGATGGCCCGCTGCCGGCCGAGGCCTTCACGCCGGACATCGTGCTGCAGCTGGAGGCCCAGGTCTGGGGCCAGGCCTTCGAGGCACCGCTGTTCTGCGACGAGGTGCAGGTGGTGTCACAGCGCATCGTCGGCGAACGCCATCTGAAGCTGCGCGTCAAACAGGCCGGGCAGCTGCGCGACGCGATCTGGTTCGGCCATGTCGACCCGGTACCCGAGCAGGGTCGGCTGGCCTACCGGCTGGCGCTGGACGAATACCAGGGCCAGCAGCGGGTGCAGATGATCGTCGAGGCGATGAGTTAG
- a CDS encoding DMT family transporter, with protein sequence MLGIALIVLMATCFASMDSTIRYLGAFLPVLLILWLRYSFQAVVMLVWLLVARWRGRRDAFRAAHPRFQAVRGLLLLCTSAMSFYGVQHMPVAEFTAINMLTPVLVTLLAATVLHEPVSRLRWALVVGGFAGALIVIRPGSGLFGWAVLFPLAGALSYASFQVLTAKLSALESPYTTHFYTGLTGMLALSPLLALLPSLDIVGTLQAATPGQLGLLALVGLLGTVGHLLLILALGLAPTGTLMPFVYVQIAVAAAIGWLAFDHAPDGYAWLGMGVLSACGAASAWLNVRRQRPAPVVVDTIAD encoded by the coding sequence ATGCTGGGCATCGCACTGATCGTGCTGATGGCCACCTGCTTCGCGTCGATGGACAGCACGATCCGCTACCTCGGCGCCTTCCTGCCGGTGCTGCTGATCCTCTGGCTGCGCTACAGCTTCCAGGCCGTCGTGATGCTGGTCTGGCTGCTGGTGGCGCGCTGGCGCGGCCGGCGCGATGCCTTCCGCGCCGCGCATCCGCGCTTCCAGGCGGTGCGCGGCCTGCTGCTGCTGTGCACCAGCGCGATGAGCTTCTATGGCGTGCAGCACATGCCGGTGGCCGAGTTCACCGCGATCAATATGCTGACCCCGGTGCTGGTCACCCTGCTGGCCGCCACCGTGCTGCACGAGCCGGTCTCGCGCCTGCGCTGGGCCCTGGTGGTTGGCGGCTTCGCCGGCGCGCTGATCGTGATCCGGCCCGGCAGCGGCCTGTTCGGCTGGGCCGTGCTGTTCCCGCTGGCCGGCGCGCTGAGCTATGCCAGCTTCCAGGTGCTGACCGCCAAGCTCTCCGCGCTGGAGAGCCCCTACACCACGCATTTCTACACCGGCCTGACCGGCATGCTGGCGCTGAGCCCGCTGCTGGCCCTGCTGCCCTCGCTGGATATCGTCGGCACCCTGCAAGCCGCCACACCGGGCCAGCTCGGGCTGCTGGCCCTGGTCGGCCTGCTCGGCACGGTCGGCCATCTGCTGCTGATCCTGGCGCTGGGCCTGGCGCCGACCGGCACCCTGATGCCTTTTGTCTATGTGCAGATCGCGGTGGCCGCCGCGATCGGCTGGCTGGCCTTCGACCATGCGCCCGACGGCTATGCCTGGCTGGGCATGGGCGTGCTCTCGGCCTGCGGCGCGGCCTCCGCCTGGCTCAATGTGCGCCGGCAGCGGCCCGCACCGGTGGTCGTCGACACGATCGCTGACTGA
- a CDS encoding MarR family winged helix-turn-helix transcriptional regulator — MKAIARPADAVDRILDQWRRERPDLELAPMATIGRVNRCAALLQRRLDETFAEFGLNGWEFDVLATLRRAGEPHCLAPTALFSSLMVSSGTMTHRLQRLEAAGWVSREPNPCDARSLLVRLTPPGLALIDRAVTAHMANEHRILAPLKAAELAALDARLIALLAILEPQPRD; from the coding sequence ATGAAAGCGATAGCCCGCCCCGCCGACGCCGTCGACCGCATCCTGGATCAATGGCGGCGCGAGCGCCCCGATCTGGAGCTGGCGCCGATGGCGACGATCGGCCGCGTCAATCGCTGCGCCGCGCTGCTGCAGCGTCGGCTCGATGAGACCTTCGCCGAGTTCGGGCTGAACGGCTGGGAGTTCGATGTGCTGGCCACCCTGCGCCGCGCCGGCGAGCCGCATTGCCTGGCGCCGACCGCGCTGTTCTCCAGCCTGATGGTCAGCTCGGGCACGATGACGCACCGCCTGCAGCGCCTGGAAGCCGCCGGCTGGGTGTCGCGCGAGCCGAACCCCTGCGACGCGCGCAGCCTGCTGGTCCGGCTGACGCCGCCGGGCTTGGCGCTGATCGACCGGGCGGTGACCGCCCATATGGCCAACGAGCACCGCATCCTGGCGCCGCTGAAGGCCGCCGAGCTGGCCGCGCTGGACGCGCGGCTGATCGCGCTGCTGGCGATCCTAGAGCCGCAGCCCCGGGATTGA
- a CDS encoding EamA family transporter, whose amino-acid sequence MNSSQKSPLDALLTALAPVIWGSTYIVTTEWLPPDRPFTAALLRTLPAGLLLVLWTRHLPQRGEWGRLLVLAALNLAVFQALLFVAAYRLPGGVAAVVGAIQPLLVMGLAWGVDARRPPWLALGAGLLGVAGMAALLLSPQARWDTLGIAAALAGATSMAAGTYLARRWKPAMPVLAFTGWQLLAAGLMLLPLAGWLDAPLPRLAASQWAAYTYLSLAGALLSYALWFRGIARLSPVAVSSLGLLSPVTAVLLGWALLGQTLAGLSLLGLLVVLGSVLAVQWAMSPRASNAA is encoded by the coding sequence ATGAACTCCTCCCAAAAGAGCCCCCTTGATGCCCTGCTGACGGCGCTGGCGCCGGTGATCTGGGGCTCGACCTATATCGTCACGACCGAATGGCTGCCGCCGGACCGGCCCTTCACCGCGGCGCTGCTGCGCACCCTGCCGGCCGGGCTGCTGCTGGTGCTGTGGACCCGCCATCTGCCCCAGCGCGGCGAGTGGGGGCGGCTGCTGGTGCTGGCGGCGCTGAACCTGGCGGTGTTCCAGGCCCTGCTGTTCGTCGCGGCCTACCGGCTGCCGGGCGGCGTCGCAGCGGTGGTCGGCGCGATCCAGCCGCTGCTGGTGATGGGCCTGGCCTGGGGCGTCGATGCACGCCGCCCGCCCTGGCTGGCGCTGGGGGCCGGCCTGCTGGGCGTGGCCGGCATGGCCGCGCTGCTGCTGTCGCCGCAGGCGCGCTGGGACACCCTGGGCATCGCCGCGGCCCTGGCCGGCGCGACCAGCATGGCCGCCGGCACCTATCTGGCGCGGCGCTGGAAGCCGGCGATGCCGGTGCTGGCCTTCACCGGCTGGCAACTGCTGGCCGCCGGGCTGATGCTGCTGCCGCTGGCCGGCTGGCTGGACGCGCCGCTGCCGCGCCTGGCCGCCTCGCAATGGGCAGCCTATACCTATCTCTCGCTGGCCGGGGCGCTGCTGTCCTATGCGCTGTGGTTCCGCGGCATCGCGCGGCTGTCGCCGGTGGCGGTGTCCTCGCTGGGCCTCCTGAGCCCGGTGACCGCGGTGCTGCTGGGCTGGGCCCTGCTGGGCCAGACCCTGGCCGGCCTGTCGCTGCTGGGCCTGCTGGTGGTGCTGGGCAGCGTGCTGGCGGTGCAATGGGCGATGAGCCCGCGCGCCAGCAACGCCGCCTGA
- a CDS encoding 3',5'-nucleoside bisphosphate phosphatase, with amino-acid sequence MDPTPFLINADLHCHSKVSDGTLEPEALAARAKAHGVELWALTDHDEIGGQQRALDAALALDLPYLTGTEISVSFAGRVVHIVGLGFDHRDAALTEGLRATRGGRGARAREMAAGLAQVGIKDAYEGALRYVGNPELISRTHFARFLVEAGHCGDIPEVFRRFLTEGKPGYVEHKWARLGDAVRWVREAGGEAVIAHPGRYPFTPTEEYALFTEFIAHGGRGVEVVTGSHTAADAVKYTETALEFGLYASRGSDFHSPEESRTDLGRLDTHLSGRLTPIWQLLEPRIHRPTTPVRAS; translated from the coding sequence GTGGATCCGACACCCTTCTTGATCAACGCCGACCTGCACTGCCATTCCAAGGTCTCCGACGGCACGCTGGAGCCCGAGGCCCTGGCCGCGCGGGCCAAGGCCCATGGCGTGGAGCTGTGGGCGCTGACCGATCATGACGAGATCGGCGGCCAGCAGCGCGCGCTCGACGCGGCGCTGGCACTGGACCTGCCCTACCTGACCGGCACCGAAATCTCGGTCAGCTTCGCCGGCCGCGTGGTGCATATCGTCGGACTGGGCTTCGACCATCGCGACGCCGCGCTGACCGAGGGCCTGCGCGCCACGCGCGGCGGCCGCGGCGCGCGCGCGCGGGAGATGGCCGCGGGCCTGGCCCAGGTCGGCATCAAGGACGCCTACGAGGGCGCGCTGCGCTATGTCGGCAACCCCGAGCTGATCTCGCGCACGCATTTCGCGCGCTTCCTGGTCGAGGCCGGCCATTGCGGCGACATCCCCGAGGTGTTCCGCCGCTTCCTCACCGAGGGCAAGCCCGGCTATGTCGAGCACAAATGGGCCCGCCTGGGTGACGCGGTGCGCTGGGTGCGCGAGGCCGGCGGCGAGGCGGTGATCGCCCACCCGGGCCGCTACCCCTTCACGCCCACCGAGGAATACGCCCTCTTCACCGAGTTCATCGCCCATGGCGGACGCGGGGTCGAGGTGGTGACCGGCAGCCATACCGCGGCCGACGCGGTCAAGTACACCGAGACCGCGCTGGAGTTCGGCCTCTATGCCTCGCGCGGCTCCGACTTCCACAGCCCCGAGGAAAGCCGCACCGACCTCGGCCGGCTGGACACCCATCTGTCGGGCCGGCTGACGCCGATCTGGCAGTTGCTGGAGCCGCGCATCCATCGCCCGACGACCCCGGTGCGCGCCTCGTGA
- a CDS encoding UDP-2,3-diacylglucosamine diphosphatase, with amino-acid sequence MRAAMDPSPPEAPEERGALQVRTVWISDLHLGTPGCQAQALLEFLRQVECEQLFLVGDIIDGWQLRRSWYWPQAHNDVVQKLLRKARKGCRVIFIPGNHDEFARRYLDHSFGGIEVAEDWLHVTADGRRLWITHGDLFDGVVQCARWLALLGDQAYEFTLKLNRWLNSARARLGLPYWSLSKYLKLKVKRAVSYVSDFETALAREAKKRGADGVVCGHIHHAELREIEGVLYANDGDWVESLTALVEHADGRLEILDWSALAQTPQQRAAAANKTSSSVTELSPSLHRIIR; translated from the coding sequence ATGCGTGCCGCCATGGACCCCAGCCCGCCCGAGGCGCCGGAGGAGCGCGGCGCGCTGCAGGTGCGCACGGTCTGGATCTCGGACCTGCATCTGGGCACGCCGGGCTGCCAGGCCCAGGCGCTGCTGGAATTCCTGCGCCAGGTCGAATGCGAGCAGCTGTTCCTGGTCGGCGACATCATCGACGGCTGGCAGCTGCGGCGCAGCTGGTATTGGCCGCAGGCGCACAACGATGTGGTGCAGAAGCTGCTGCGCAAGGCGCGCAAGGGCTGCCGGGTGATCTTCATCCCGGGCAACCACGACGAGTTCGCGCGCCGCTACCTGGACCACAGCTTCGGCGGCATCGAGGTGGCCGAGGACTGGCTGCATGTGACGGCCGACGGCCGGCGCCTGTGGATCACCCATGGCGACCTGTTCGACGGCGTCGTGCAATGCGCGCGCTGGTTGGCCCTGCTGGGCGACCAGGCCTACGAGTTCACCCTGAAGCTGAACCGCTGGCTCAATTCGGCGCGCGCGCGCCTGGGGCTGCCCTACTGGAGCCTGTCCAAGTACCTGAAGCTGAAGGTCAAGCGCGCGGTCAGCTATGTCTCTGACTTCGAGACCGCGCTGGCGCGCGAGGCCAAGAAGCGCGGCGCCGACGGCGTGGTCTGCGGCCATATCCACCATGCCGAGCTGCGCGAGATCGAGGGCGTGCTGTATGCCAACGACGGCGACTGGGTCGAGAGCCTGACCGCCCTGGTCGAGCATGCAGACGGCCGGCTCGAGATCCTGGACTGGAGCGCGCTGGCCCAGACGCCGCAGCAGCGCGCGGCCGCCGCCAACAAAACGTCATCGTCCGTCACGGAACTGTCACCAAGCCTTCATAGAATCATCCGATGA
- the ppk1 gene encoding polyphosphate kinase 1, with translation MTKLPVVPPSLTLLNREQAILEFNRRVLAQAQRDDVPLLERLRYICIVSSNLDEFFEVRFADMLDVARDPAGSVSSRDVERVARAAHELIDQQYDIFNEQVMPALKARSILVLNHADRNEAQRAWVSRFFEREVRPLLVPVGLDPAHPFPQVANKSLHFVARLTGKDALGRDSRIAIVKVPRVLPRVIKLPAALSEGRQAFVLLTSVIRAHLEELFPGRHVEAFSQFRVTRDSDLEVDEEEIANLRHALRSGLTTRHFGRAVRIEVVNTCPEELASFLLEQFQLPPAALYRVNGPVNLVRLNELIDQTDADELRFLPYEPAWPQGRLPRGKSMFERLKKGDVLLHHPFESFEPVVQLLREAVQDPEVLAIKQTVYRTGSKSELMDLLIEAARRGKEVLVVVELKARFDEEANINWAERLEAVGAQVVYGMVGLKTHAKLLLVTRREQHGGKPVLRRYAHLSTGNYNPKTARLYTDLGYLSADPDLAADVDLVFRQLASLSKFKAPRRLLLAPFNLHSRMLELLAQVAEAARAGYPARVVLKVNSLTDAELIQGLLLAGQAGARIDLIVRGACMLPPGLPGVSDNILVRSVVGRFLEHSRISYFRWGDGEEQEALYLSSADWMSRNMLRRIEVAWPVLSASLRQRVIDEALMPYLHDSLDAWQLGPDGTSQRVAAEGDSAQQALMRRFTPD, from the coding sequence ATGACCAAGCTTCCCGTGGTCCCGCCCTCGCTGACCCTGCTCAACCGCGAGCAGGCGATCCTCGAATTCAACCGCCGCGTGCTGGCGCAGGCGCAGCGCGACGATGTGCCGCTCCTGGAGCGGCTGCGCTACATCTGCATCGTCTCCTCCAACCTGGACGAGTTCTTCGAGGTGCGCTTCGCCGACATGCTGGACGTCGCGCGCGATCCGGCCGGCAGCGTCAGCTCCCGCGATGTCGAGCGGGTGGCGCGGGCCGCCCATGAGCTGATCGACCAGCAGTACGACATCTTCAACGAGCAGGTGATGCCGGCGCTGAAGGCGCGCAGCATCCTGGTGCTCAACCATGCCGACCGCAACGAGGCGCAGCGCGCCTGGGTCAGCCGTTTCTTCGAGCGCGAGGTGCGGCCGCTGCTGGTGCCGGTGGGCCTGGACCCGGCGCACCCCTTCCCGCAGGTGGCCAACAAGTCCCTGCATTTCGTCGCCCGTCTGACCGGCAAGGACGCGCTGGGCCGCGACAGCCGCATCGCCATCGTCAAGGTGCCGCGCGTGCTGCCGCGCGTGATCAAGCTGCCGGCCGCGCTGAGCGAGGGCCGCCAGGCCTTCGTGCTGCTGACCAGCGTGATCCGCGCGCATCTGGAGGAGCTGTTCCCCGGCCGCCATGTCGAGGCCTTCTCGCAGTTCCGCGTCACGCGCGACTCCGACCTGGAGGTCGACGAGGAGGAGATCGCCAATCTGCGTCATGCGCTGCGCTCCGGCCTGACGACGCGCCATTTCGGCCGCGCGGTGCGGATCGAGGTGGTGAACACCTGCCCGGAGGAGCTGGCCAGCTTCCTGCTGGAGCAGTTCCAGCTGCCGCCGGCGGCGCTGTACCGCGTCAACGGCCCGGTCAACCTGGTGCGCCTGAACGAGCTGATCGACCAGACCGACGCCGACGAGCTGCGCTTCCTGCCCTACGAGCCGGCCTGGCCGCAGGGCCGGCTGCCGCGCGGCAAGTCGATGTTCGAGCGCCTGAAGAAGGGCGATGTGCTGCTGCACCATCCTTTCGAGAGCTTCGAGCCGGTGGTGCAGCTGCTGCGCGAGGCGGTGCAGGATCCCGAGGTGCTGGCGATCAAGCAGACGGTCTACCGCACCGGCAGCAAGTCCGAGCTGATGGACCTGCTGATCGAGGCGGCGCGGCGCGGCAAGGAGGTGCTGGTCGTCGTCGAGCTGAAGGCGCGCTTCGACGAGGAGGCCAATATCAACTGGGCCGAGCGGCTGGAGGCCGTCGGCGCCCAGGTGGTCTACGGCATGGTGGGCTTGAAGACGCATGCCAAGCTGCTCTTGGTGACGCGCCGCGAGCAGCATGGCGGCAAGCCGGTGCTGCGCCGCTATGCCCATCTGTCGACCGGCAACTACAACCCCAAGACCGCGCGGCTCTACACCGACCTGGGCTATCTGAGCGCCGATCCGGACCTGGCGGCCGATGTGGACCTGGTGTTCCGCCAACTCGCCTCGCTGTCCAAGTTCAAGGCGCCGCGGCGCCTGCTGCTGGCGCCGTTCAATCTGCACAGCCGCATGCTGGAGCTGTTGGCCCAGGTGGCCGAGGCGGCGCGCGCCGGCTATCCTGCGCGGGTGGTGCTGAAGGTCAATTCGCTGACCGATGCCGAGCTGATCCAGGGCCTGCTGTTGGCCGGCCAGGCCGGCGCGCGCATCGACCTGATCGTGCGTGGCGCCTGCATGCTGCCGCCGGGCCTGCCCGGTGTCAGCGACAACATCCTGGTGCGCTCGGTGGTGGGCCGCTTCCTCGAGCATTCGCGCATCAGCTATTTCCGCTGGGGCGATGGCGAGGAGCAGGAGGCCCTGTACCTGTCCAGCGCCGACTGGATGAGCCGCAACATGCTGCGCCGCATCGAGGTGGCCTGGCCGGTGCTGTCGGCCTCGCTGCGCCAGCGCGTGATCGACGAGGCGCTGATGCCCTATCTGCACGACAGCCTGGACGCCTGGCAGCTGGGGCCGGATGGCACCTCGCAGCGCGTCGCGGCGGAAGGCGACAGCGCCCAGCAGGCGCTGATGCGGCGCTTCACACCGGACTGA
- a CDS encoding NAD(P)-dependent oxidoreductase has product MSTTSTPVSSSQRPALIIGGSGVVGAQAATLLRRLQPGLPLAIAGRDLAKAQQVARGLGHAEGWRVDLSRPDLGLPADAAFGAVVLFVKDEWQHALRFAQRRGIPFLSLSSGSFEIGPEVAQHLHAPQRSAVLLASHWLAGAALFPTLQLARSFQRLDKIRIGVLLDEQDMGGPAALADYERLTGVAPAALTLQDGRMRWISGAEAQTRYRSVDGVELPAQAYSPFDVMALAAATQARDIRLDLAYAESASRRRGEPFSTEIVLELEGLDAAGRPHSSRHQIVHPQGQAPLTALGVALGLERLLGLAGGAPVAPGLYLPEHLLDVDRFVAQMREFGARFEPA; this is encoded by the coding sequence ATGTCCACCACCTCGACCCCTGTTTCTTCTTCCCAACGCCCGGCGCTGATCATCGGCGGCTCGGGCGTCGTCGGCGCGCAGGCCGCGACCCTGCTGCGCCGCCTGCAGCCCGGCCTGCCGCTGGCCATCGCCGGGCGCGACCTGGCCAAGGCGCAGCAGGTGGCGCGGGGCCTGGGCCATGCGGAGGGCTGGCGGGTGGATCTGTCGCGGCCGGACCTGGGTCTGCCGGCGGACGCGGCCTTCGGCGCGGTCGTGCTCTTCGTCAAGGACGAATGGCAGCATGCGCTGCGCTTTGCGCAGCGCCGGGGCATCCCCTTCCTGAGCCTCTCCAGCGGCAGCTTCGAGATCGGCCCCGAGGTGGCGCAGCATCTGCATGCGCCGCAGCGCTCGGCGGTGCTGCTGGCCAGCCATTGGCTGGCGGGCGCGGCGCTGTTCCCGACCTTGCAGCTGGCGCGCAGCTTCCAGCGCCTGGACAAGATCCGCATCGGCGTGCTGCTGGACGAGCAGGACATGGGCGGGCCCGCGGCGCTGGCCGACTACGAGCGCCTGACCGGCGTCGCGCCGGCGGCCCTGACCCTGCAGGACGGGCGCATGCGCTGGATCAGCGGCGCCGAGGCGCAGACCCGCTACCGCAGCGTGGATGGCGTCGAGCTGCCGGCCCAGGCCTACTCGCCCTTTGACGTGATGGCGCTGGCCGCGGCGACGCAGGCGCGCGACATCCGGCTCGACCTGGCCTATGCCGAATCGGCCAGCCGGCGCCGCGGCGAGCCTTTCTCGACCGAGATCGTGCTGGAGCTGGAGGGGCTGGACGCCGCGGGGCGGCCGCACAGCAGCCGCCACCAGATCGTGCATCCGCAGGGCCAGGCGCCGCTGACCGCGCTGGGCGTGGCGTTGGGGCTGGAGCGGCTGCTGGGCCTGGCCGGCGGCGCGCCGGTGGCGCCGGGCCTGTACCTGCCCGAGCATCTGCTGGACGTGGACCGCTTCGTTGCGCAGATGCGCGAGTTCGGCGCGCGCTTCGAGCCCGCCTGA